The Salinibaculum sp. SYNS191 genome has a window encoding:
- a CDS encoding DUF7289 family protein has protein sequence MRSTVGGRHQGTTGDRRSQATVLGAVLVIGLVITATAVVVTLGADALSDTQSTSELERAENSMTLFNTRTSMVALGNSPSQSVEFGRDSGRLESLPDAGWLKVTHANYTAGGDDEVMFNETLGAVVYTNDDTKIAYQGGGVWRKQDEGVGLMISPPEFHYRGATLTLPIVRVNNSAGGAAGSTATIRRATQTRRVFPNATSYNVTGDPYENPVANGTVNVTVQTEYYHGWAEYFRERTEGAVTEFPSKNQVRVSLQTIAGNVGDFEMPKVGQSIAIRGIGSEHPINTYNITLAPDNSNNKFNNLDWSMYADNGNEQFELHFGTQSASPECDGGNFTGDLDVSLYYYNTSGSDTIHEEWQNQTVDVSETDDFNCQSGALVINITSDTKLEMGDISGATGSGTKWHYGTEISSRSVDNETKSFTFHDNGTVDMGDYSTGDKEELGFLVSHYFGLLGPQFDLTVGSGPGASNPVNEDGSEGTLLFDQATGTQFITFLHITENEVYVTFD, from the coding sequence ATGCGCTCGACCGTCGGGGGGCGGCACCAGGGGACGACCGGGGACAGACGAAGTCAGGCGACAGTGCTCGGTGCGGTTCTGGTCATCGGTCTCGTCATCACCGCGACGGCGGTGGTGGTGACGCTGGGTGCGGACGCGCTGTCCGACACCCAGAGCACCTCGGAACTGGAACGGGCCGAGAACTCGATGACGCTTTTCAACACCCGCACCTCGATGGTCGCGCTCGGCAACTCGCCGAGCCAGTCGGTCGAGTTCGGCCGCGACAGCGGTCGCCTGGAGAGTCTCCCGGACGCGGGGTGGCTCAAGGTGACCCACGCGAACTACACCGCCGGCGGCGACGACGAGGTGATGTTCAACGAGACTCTCGGCGCCGTCGTCTACACCAACGACGACACGAAAATCGCCTATCAGGGCGGGGGTGTCTGGCGCAAGCAGGACGAGGGCGTCGGACTCATGATATCGCCGCCGGAGTTCCACTACCGCGGGGCGACGCTCACGTTGCCCATCGTCCGGGTGAACAACTCCGCTGGGGGGGCCGCAGGGTCGACGGCAACCATCAGACGTGCCACTCAGACCCGGCGCGTGTTCCCGAACGCGACCTCGTACAACGTGACTGGGGACCCGTACGAGAATCCGGTCGCCAACGGGACCGTGAACGTGACCGTCCAGACCGAGTACTACCACGGCTGGGCCGAGTACTTCCGCGAACGGACCGAAGGGGCAGTCACAGAGTTCCCGAGCAAGAATCAGGTCCGTGTCTCGTTGCAGACCATCGCCGGGAACGTGGGCGATTTCGAAATGCCAAAAGTTGGCCAATCAATCGCCATCCGGGGAATCGGTAGTGAACACCCGATCAACACCTACAATATCACGCTGGCACCGGACAATAGTAATAATAAATTTAACAATCTCGACTGGTCGATGTACGCGGACAACGGAAACGAGCAGTTCGAGTTGCACTTCGGGACTCAATCCGCCAGTCCGGAATGCGATGGGGGTAACTTTACTGGTGACCTCGACGTGAGTCTCTACTACTACAACACGTCAGGAAGCGATACAATACACGAAGAGTGGCAAAACCAGACCGTCGACGTTTCGGAGACCGACGATTTCAATTGCCAAAGTGGGGCACTTGTTATCAACATCACTAGCGACACGAAACTAGAGATGGGTGACATCAGTGGTGCCACTGGCAGCGGGACCAAGTGGCACTACGGGACGGAGATCTCGAGCCGGAGCGTCGACAACGAAACGAAGTCGTTCACCTTCCACGACAATGGCACCGTTGATATGGGGGACTATTCGACCGGAGACAAAGAGGAACTCGGGTTCCTCGTCAGCCACTACTTCGGCTTACTGGGTCCACAGTTCGACCTGACAGTGGGAAGCGGACCTGGCGCAAGCAACCCCGTGAATGAAGATGGTTCCGAAGGGACACTGCTTTTCGACCAAGCGACCGGAACTCAATTTATTACGTTCCTGCATATCACCGAAAACGAAGTATACGTCACATTCGACTAG
- a CDS encoding DUF7289 family protein, producing MRSDERAVSEVLGYVLAFSLVITTVGVVTVAGFTELQDTRDTEQINNAERAFDLLATNMNDIAKRGAPSRSTEMRLAEAQLDISNPITIGIEVNGTTAADNFTNSYELYPITYRASNSDQTVVYSAGTIFRSQDDGANGIAIQKPSLVVQDDRFIFPIYQTRSRGTQSIGGGTARIRGTDAGTVLIVSDTSSRYSNISLNVTSPRSGLWLEMLNDYDSFDECGTVTGSSNEIYCRMEDPSRVHISLIRVDVEVSP from the coding sequence ATGCGTAGCGACGAGCGTGCCGTCAGCGAGGTGCTGGGCTACGTGCTCGCGTTCTCGCTGGTCATCACGACGGTCGGCGTCGTCACGGTCGCGGGCTTTACCGAACTGCAGGACACCCGCGACACGGAGCAGATCAACAACGCGGAACGGGCATTCGATCTGCTGGCGACGAACATGAACGACATCGCCAAGCGAGGCGCGCCCAGTCGCTCAACCGAGATGCGACTCGCAGAGGCGCAACTCGATATCTCGAATCCCATAACAATCGGTATAGAAGTCAACGGGACGACAGCGGCCGATAACTTCACCAATTCGTACGAACTCTATCCGATAACCTACAGAGCATCCAACTCCGACCAGACCGTCGTGTACTCCGCTGGGACGATTTTCAGAAGCCAGGACGACGGTGCGAACGGGATTGCAATTCAAAAGCCATCGTTGGTCGTTCAAGATGACCGCTTCATTTTCCCCATCTACCAGACACGCTCACGGGGGACACAGAGCATCGGTGGCGGCACAGCCCGAATAAGAGGAACGGATGCAGGAACCGTTCTCATCGTGTCGGACACTTCAAGCCGGTACTCCAACATCTCGCTCAACGTCACCTCTCCCCGGTCTGGATTGTGGTTGGAGATGCTCAACGACTACGACAGTTTCGACGAGTGCGGGACAGTGACCGGCAGCAGTAACGAAATCTACTGTCGTATGGAGGACCCGAGCCGAGTTCACATTTCGCTCATACGGGTCGACGTCGAAGTTTCACCCTAG
- a CDS encoding DUF7266 family protein, which yields MRDRGVSVTLNYTLVLGITAILVVGLLTAGSGFVESQRNSVIDSELRVIGERLAADLATADRLAQIGESSTALNVTAQLPKSVAGTSYRIEVVTAGGNTSLELTTDSLDRTVTARVANTTAIEPAEFPGGPVEIVYAGGKLEVRDA from the coding sequence ATGCGTGACCGCGGCGTCTCTGTCACGCTGAACTACACGCTCGTCCTCGGCATCACGGCGATTCTCGTCGTCGGCCTTCTCACCGCGGGGAGTGGCTTCGTCGAGAGCCAGCGCAACAGCGTCATCGACTCCGAACTCCGGGTCATCGGCGAGCGCCTCGCGGCCGACCTGGCGACTGCCGACCGCCTGGCACAGATCGGTGAGTCCTCGACCGCCCTGAACGTCACGGCACAGCTACCGAAGTCGGTGGCCGGGACGTCCTATCGCATCGAGGTCGTCACCGCTGGCGGGAACACGTCGCTCGAACTCACGACGGACTCGCTGGACAGGACGGTCACGGCGCGCGTGGCGAACACGACCGCAATCGAGCCGGCGGAGTTCCCGGGCGGCCCGGTCGAGATAGTCTACGCCGGCGGCAAACTGGAGGTCAGGGATGCGTAG
- a CDS encoding DUF7288 family protein, with protein sequence MVTVPDTRGQAVTLEAIAAGLILLSSIVFALQITAVTPLSASTSSQHIENQLEASAEGVLASTVADGSLKRALLYYNESRSAFAESDGARGEYRGSPPDIRFGRTLEWAFDDRGIAYNIYVTYDVGGADRTRRMFYRGEPSDNAVSASTTVVITDEAPLYDHADSDGVLEPRSLTVGDTGDYLMDNQSGTGLYNVAEVEVVVWRI encoded by the coding sequence GTGGTGACGGTGCCGGACACGCGCGGGCAGGCGGTGACGCTGGAGGCGATTGCCGCGGGGTTGATACTGCTGTCGAGCATCGTCTTCGCGCTGCAGATAACCGCGGTGACGCCGCTGTCGGCGAGTACGTCGAGCCAACACATCGAGAACCAGCTAGAGGCCAGTGCGGAGGGGGTCCTCGCGTCCACCGTCGCGGACGGGTCGCTGAAGCGCGCGCTGCTGTACTACAACGAGTCCCGGTCGGCGTTCGCCGAGTCTGACGGGGCACGCGGCGAGTACCGCGGGTCCCCGCCGGATATCCGGTTCGGACGGACGCTGGAGTGGGCCTTCGACGACCGCGGCATCGCCTACAACATCTACGTCACCTACGACGTCGGCGGCGCAGACCGGACCCGGCGGATGTTCTACCGCGGTGAACCGAGCGACAACGCGGTTAGTGCTTCCACGACCGTCGTCATCACCGACGAGGCCCCGCTGTACGACCACGCGGACAGCGATGGGGTTCTCGAACCCCGCTCGTTGACGGTCGGCGATACCGGCGACTACCTGATGGACAACCAATCAGGAACCGGACTCTACAACGTCGCTGAGGTGGAGGTGGTCGTGTGGCGCATCTGA
- a CDS encoding DUF7287 family protein → MRGQTTLDFATGVSVFLLTVLFVFIFVPGILTPFTQTAQEETVTANRVADLVTKDIVADPAEPYLLDGPCTAALLNGTYSAGSDCGFDGSTLEARLDLDQFQSVNITLRGSPSHGGNELMCWDATNAAVVNQTASRPCTASDVFLLQAGEDVPDNRGSVVTARRVASLEGTVVSVEVRVW, encoded by the coding sequence ATGCGGGGACAAACAACACTGGACTTTGCGACCGGCGTGAGTGTCTTTCTCCTCACCGTCCTGTTCGTCTTCATCTTCGTCCCCGGCATCCTCACGCCGTTCACTCAGACGGCCCAGGAGGAGACAGTGACGGCCAACAGGGTCGCAGACCTCGTGACGAAGGACATCGTCGCCGACCCGGCCGAGCCGTACTTGCTCGACGGGCCGTGCACGGCCGCGCTGCTGAACGGGACGTATTCGGCCGGGTCGGACTGTGGGTTCGACGGGTCGACACTTGAGGCGCGACTGGACCTGGACCAGTTCCAGTCCGTCAATATCACGCTGCGTGGGTCGCCATCCCATGGCGGCAACGAACTGATGTGCTGGGACGCGACGAACGCCGCGGTCGTGAACCAGACGGCGAGCAGACCGTGTACCGCGAGCGACGTCTTTCTCCTGCAGGCGGGCGAGGACGTTCCCGACAACAGGGGGTCGGTCGTGACCGCACGGCGCGTCGCGTCGCTGGAGGGAACGGTCGTCTCTGTGGAGGTGCGTGTGTGGTGA